A window of Pectobacterium carotovorum genomic DNA:
GCATCCTCGCCGCCACCGATAATCATCTCGCCGCTGTCTGCCAGTCGACGGACGATAAGCAGAATGGCTTTCTGTTCGTTTTCGACCTGTGACATACGTACTGGGCCGCGAGTTGAAAGGTCGTCGCGAAGAATTTCTGCGGCACGCTGAGACATGTTGCGCAGGAATTTCTCGCGTAGAGGCTCTTCCGCACCTTTCAATGCCAACAGCAGAGACTCGGATTCGACTTCTTGCAGAAGGCGCTGGATGCTGCGGTCGTCCACGTCCACCAGGTTTTCGAACAGAAACATTTCGTCGATAATTTTCTGTGCCAGTTCGCCATCGAATTCGCGTACTGCATCGATAACTGCTTCTTCCTGCTGGGTTTTCATCAGGTTGATAATCTCAGCCGCAGTACGAACACCACCCATTTTGCTGCGTTTGAGATTCTGACCATCCAGCAAGCCATTCAGAACGTCTGTCAATTCTGCCAGTGCGGAAGGCTGAACGCCGCCGAAGGTTGCGATACGTAGCATAACGTCATGACGAAGACGTTCGTCAAACAGGGCTAAGATATCGGCAGCCTGAGCTCGCTTCAGGTGCACCAAAATTGTTGCGATAATCTGTGGGTGCTCGTCGCGAATAAGGTCTGCGGCAATCTGCGGCTCCATAAAGTTGAGCGTTTCCATTCCACTTGTAGAGTCGCGGCTCTCCAGAATATCTTCCAACAGGCTAGATGCTCGTTCTTCACCAAGGGCTTTGACAAGCACTGAGCGAAGGTAATCGCCAGCATTCACACTGAGAGCGGCATATTGCTCTGAATCAGCTTCAAATTCTCTCAGGATTTCGAGCAACTGCTGTTGTGATACCTGTCTCATGTTCGCCATTGCAGAACTCAGGTGCTGCACTTCTTTAGTCGAAAGATGAGTAAACACTTCCGCAGCACGGTCTTCACCAATGGTCATCAATAAGATGGCGCTTTTTTCTGTTCCTGTCAGGGTCATAGTTCAGTACTCATCCATTGGCGAATGACCAGGGCGACGACGCGTGGATCGTTCTCTGCCATTTCACGTATGCGGTTACTTTGCATTTCTGCATTGACGCGTTGCTGCGATTTCCGCTGCTGTTCAACTTCCGAGCTACTCAAGTTGACCATAACATCGCTGTCTGCACCTTGAGATAGTGCAGCCGCCGCCAGCGCCGCTTCTTGTTGCTGTGCTTTTCTCTGCAATTGTGGACGAACCAGTTTACGCCACAGAATCCAGGCAACGATCAGAACCAGCAGCCAGCGGCCAGCTTCCATCAGGAGATCGAAAAATGCTTGTTTTTGCCAGAAGGGGAGTTCGCCAGAACCGTCAGTGCTATCCATAAATGGCGTATTCACGACATTTAATGTATCGCCACGTTCAGTAGAGAAGCCCATTGCTTCGCGTGCTACTGTTTCAATCTGTTTGATCTGTTCTTCCGTCAGTGCAACCGGTTTGCCGTCCTCACCAGGAGGCTGATAGTTAACAATAACGGCCGCAGACAAGCGCTTCACACCACCCGTACTGTGTTTGGTATGTAAAATCGTCTTGTCGACTTCATAGTTGGTTGTTGCATCATTACGAACATTTGATGTCTGAATAACGGTATTCGCATTTGCCGCATTAGCTTGCGCACCTGCCGCATTGTTTTGGTTCTGCTGGCCAGCCTGATTGTTCGCATTGGCATTATTTGGCGGTGTCGCGATAGGGGCTGTAGGCGCCGGTGCGGGCTGATTGGTTAATGCACCTGGAACGCCACCGACGTTCGGGCCTCCTTTTTGCTCACTCTGGCTGGTTTGCTGAGAGCGAACAGCCGCTTTATCTGGCGGTTGGTTGGGTTGATACTGTTCGTCAGTTTGTTCGCGAGCAGAGAAATCGATTTGCGCGGTGACCTGGGCATGTACGTTACCCATGCCAACCATGGGCGCGATAATTGACTCTATACGGCGTTGGTACATCGCCTCGACTTCGTTACTGTACTTCAGTTGTGCAGCATTCAGATCGCGGCCGCTGCCGCCAGCCTGGGTTAACAGGCGTCCTGTCTGATCGACGACCGTAACATTGTCTGGTGGCAGGCCAGCAACACTGCTGGAAACCATATAAACGATGGAATTGATTTGCCCTTCGTCTAATGCACGACCCGGCTGTAATGTCAGGGTGACAGAAGAAGAGGGCGCTTTTTGCTCACGCACGAACAGTGAAGGTTTCGGTATGGCAAGGTGGACTCGCGCATTCTGAACGGGGCCGAGCGTTTCTATCGTTCTGGACAGCTCACCTTCCAGTGCACGTTGGTAATTAATCTGCTCGCTGAATTGGCTGATGCCAAACTTTTCCTGGTCGAGCAATTCAAAGCCAACTGCGCCGCCTTTTGGCAGCCCTAATTGAGCCAGTCGAAGTCGGGTCTCATAGACATTGGCTGCGGGAATCATGATCGCCCCGCCATTTTCTGCAAAACGATAGGGGATATTCAGCTTTGTTAATTCGCTGACAATCGCACCGCCGTCACGGTCATTTATATTACTATAAAGCACTCTATAGTCTGGACCTTTGGCCCATAGCGTCAACGCAACGACGATCGCAATGGTCGCAGCGGCTGCGATCAATAGCGGAATTTTCGGATTGGCGCGTAACCGGTTGAGTATTTCGCCAAAGCTATTTTTACCGGTAGCGGAGCCGGTTAATGAGGCGTTCATACTCTATCTCTGCTTGGTTGTTGAACGATATACTTAACGTTGTGACGTGACAAAACAGAACTCCCTGATTGCGCAATCAATAAAACATTTCGCCTACATTTATCGGCATGTCATTATTTTCCGTAAAAGAAAAATCGATGGGTCGATAAGGTGGCATTTTTCGCGCTAATTGTACGATTTATCTGAAAAGCTGTGTGGTAGGGTAATGCTGTCATAGAAAATGCATAAGTAGTCTACTCTGTATGATGTAGTGAGGTGTTATGTCAGTTCAAGGTATTGATGGCGTTTTACAGCAAATGCAGGTTAAAGCTCTGCAGGCTGCTGACATGCCAATAGCCAGACCATCGGTAGAACCTGGTTTTGCCAGTGAGTTGAAAGCCGCGATCGATAAGATCAGCGACACGCAACAGACGGCTCGTACGCAGGCTGAAAAATTTACCTTGGGTGTGCCGGGCGTTGCATTGAATGATGTGATGGTGGATTTGCAGAAATCATCTATTTCAATGCAAATGGGTATTCAGGTGCGTAATAAACTGGTATCTGCGTATCAGGAAGTGATGAATATGTCCGTTTGATGCCGTCTTTTATGGTATCAATCTGTAATTATTAACGTTATTGCGCGTGATCTCACTGTTATACCGATGGAATGGGATCGCGCGTAATTTCTATTTATTTTTGTTTTCCGCCGGCTATTTCTTTCCTTTAAACTCATTAAAGCGCGCTGATTTCGTTATGCCGATAGCCTAACGTGCCGATTAAAAAACAGTGCTATGGGTAAAAAAACGCGCCTCAATGAAGAGGCGCGGCGAGAGCGGTATATGTATAACACTATAAGCGTTATGAGCGTGTTTCATCAGGCAAGGCATCATCAGGAAATGCCCGCTGCCCTGCAAATTCACTATAAGTCGTATTAATTGACTTTTGCTTCAGTGATTGCCCCATTAACGAACTTAACTCGTCCATCCGCTTCTGCAGAAGTTGTTTTACTTTCGCTTCATTATCCATCACTTCCTGCAAAATCTGTCGCAGATGCAAACGCATCATGCTATCAATTTCGTCAGGAATTGGCGTGTTAACTAAGCCTTCAACGGACTGAACATAAACAATCTCTTGCTCAACCAACGTATCCCATTGGCCGCTGACGGCCAAATGAAGAATTTTTTGACTCAGAGACAAAAGCTGTTGGTAATCTTTTAGAAGCCGATGGGGGGAGGCCATTAACGTACTTCCTGCTCTGGTTTGTAATTAGGGCCGATTTGCCGCCAGGCATCAGCGATATTTTCCAACAATGCTTCGACTTCCTCTATCGCTTTTGCATCGTTATGTAAATTGGCAATCAACAAACGTTGAGACATGTAGTCATACAGAGCGGACAGGTTCTCAACGAGCTCGCCCCCGCCTTCCATATCCAACCCAGTTTTTAGTCCGTTATTGATAATGTTGATTGCTTTAGATAACGCCATACCCTTACCTTGGATGTCGCCTTGCTCCATGAGAATGCGCGCGCGCACCATCGCACTGCGCGC
This region includes:
- the fliG gene encoding flagellar motor switch protein FliG is translated as MTLTGTEKSAILLMTIGEDRAAEVFTHLSTKEVQHLSSAMANMRQVSQQQLLEILREFEADSEQYAALSVNAGDYLRSVLVKALGEERASSLLEDILESRDSTSGMETLNFMEPQIAADLIRDEHPQIIATILVHLKRAQAADILALFDERLRHDVMLRIATFGGVQPSALAELTDVLNGLLDGQNLKRSKMGGVRTAAEIINLMKTQQEEAVIDAVREFDGELAQKIIDEMFLFENLVDVDDRSIQRLLQEVESESLLLALKGAEEPLREKFLRNMSQRAAEILRDDLSTRGPVRMSQVENEQKAILLIVRRLADSGEMIIGGGEDAYV
- the fliF gene encoding flagellar M-ring protein FliF; protein product: MNASLTGSATGKNSFGEILNRLRANPKIPLLIAAAATIAIVVALTLWAKGPDYRVLYSNINDRDGGAIVSELTKLNIPYRFAENGGAIMIPAANVYETRLRLAQLGLPKGGAVGFELLDQEKFGISQFSEQINYQRALEGELSRTIETLGPVQNARVHLAIPKPSLFVREQKAPSSSVTLTLQPGRALDEGQINSIVYMVSSSVAGLPPDNVTVVDQTGRLLTQAGGSGRDLNAAQLKYSNEVEAMYQRRIESIIAPMVGMGNVHAQVTAQIDFSAREQTDEQYQPNQPPDKAAVRSQQTSQSEQKGGPNVGGVPGALTNQPAPAPTAPIATPPNNANANNQAGQQNQNNAAGAQANAANANTVIQTSNVRNDATTNYEVDKTILHTKHSTGGVKRLSAAVIVNYQPPGEDGKPVALTEEQIKQIETVAREAMGFSTERGDTLNVVNTPFMDSTDGSGELPFWQKQAFFDLLMEAGRWLLVLIVAWILWRKLVRPQLQRKAQQQEAALAAAALSQGADSDVMVNLSSSEVEQQRKSQQRVNAEMQSNRIREMAENDPRVVALVIRQWMSTEL
- the fliE gene encoding flagellar hook-basal body complex protein FliE; the encoded protein is MSVQGIDGVLQQMQVKALQAADMPIARPSVEPGFASELKAAIDKISDTQQTARTQAEKFTLGVPGVALNDVMVDLQKSSISMQMGIQVRNKLVSAYQEVMNMSV
- the fliT gene encoding flagella biosynthesis regulatory protein FliT, translating into MASPHRLLKDYQQLLSLSQKILHLAVSGQWDTLVEQEIVYVQSVEGLVNTPIPDEIDSMMRLHLRQILQEVMDNEAKVKQLLQKRMDELSSLMGQSLKQKSINTTYSEFAGQRAFPDDALPDETRS
- the fliS gene encoding flagellar export chaperone FliS; protein product: MYNMKGSQAYAQVGLESSVMSASPHQLIVMLFDGARSAMVRARILMEQGDIQGKGMALSKAINIINNGLKTGLDMEGGGELVENLSALYDYMSQRLLIANLHNDAKAIEEVEALLENIADAWRQIGPNYKPEQEVR